Genomic window (Tenrec ecaudatus isolate mTenEca1 chromosome 16, mTenEca1.hap1, whole genome shotgun sequence):
CATTGTCCTATTTGATGGACGAAATGGAATATCTCCAATGAGCTCAAATGGTTCCTGTGACTGTCGGTTTCTTTGAAGGAATGGATCCGGATTTGGCGAGCCTTCCACCTGAGCttgcaatctttaaaaaaaaaaactataatttAAATTAGAAGCATGACTTGTGATTCCACAGAATCAACCTGaacatactgccattgagttactcttattcatagtgaccctgtaggacagggtagacctgcctctgggggttttcaaggctatacatctttatgggagtagaaagcctcatctttctcctcctgaatgccctagtggtttcaaactgctgaccttgcatttggaagcccaacgtgtaacccactagggCTTTTTGCCTTGTGCCTAGGTGTGTGCCATAGAGCATACTCTTGGCTTCTTGACACCCAGGCTGAAAACAGCCTGGAAAGCCGAGGCCCAAGTTTAATACTGCTGACAAATTGTGTGGTCTtgggaaagccacatctttctgggtCTCTGTTCTCATTTTCAGTATGAGGATGAAGTGATTTTGGAACCAGGGCTGTTATTACTATTAGCTAACTCTTTATCCTCCCCCTAGTGTGATTGTTAATGGCGTGTTTTATCTTGCTCAGAATGAcatcttcctaatttcatcttttAGAAACAGACCAGAGACAATAAATCCAAAGGAATAAATTTCTGTTGTCAAATGACTTGTGCTTTGCTCCTGGGATAGTCTGGCTCTTTCACACGAGGCAGAGGTTCTTGgcatccctaacccaaacccaaacccaagtcTATAGCCATCGAGTCAAGTTTGATACCTGGCGACCCCATGCCTTATGGTGCAGAGTCAAACTGCAGCATAAGGCTTTTCTTGGTTTCAGTCTTTACACAAagcagaatgccaggcctttcttatgcAGCACTGCTGGCtagattcaaactgccagcccttaggttatgaGCTGAGAGCAAACTGTTTGAGCCACGGGGTACTCCTTGGGTGATTGTGGGATGTCATTTAGACAGCTGACTCTTATCTTGTTTCTCAGGCTGCCTCTTGCTCACGCTCCTGCAGGCTGACGTCAGGCCTAGAAGCTGGTGGGTGGTTCAGCAATTTGTTTTAGAAACAAGGTTTATGTGTCGATTGCACTTCCTCTGTGGCTCTTCCATTGTCTATTTCTGACAATATTTGCATGAAACCAGATACTTGATTTCAAGAACATCTGTTCTCACAATTCATTTCCCACCTGACTCCCAACTCATTTTCCCACCTGACCCTACTCTCTTCTGCTGAGGCTGAAAGAGCCGCTCTGCTCAGTGGTGTGGGGAAGATGTCAGGGGAGAAGGTGAGGTAGACCTGAGTTGGGAGGCTTTTGTCTGGGCAAGTTTCAAAGGGCACTCGGCCTTCCAGAAAGCTGTGATACACTTGAGTgcctttaggcttttgtgttGGCTAACCACATTTTTCCTGCTCATGGTTATTCTTTTAAACATCAGAACTTAAAAGGATGCAACCATTTGATTTAAAAATCTTCCTCAAATAGGACACATTTCCTTCCTGCCCCAAACAGGGACTGCGGAAGGTATTGCGTGACAATGTTGTCCCAGGCTGGGTGTTTTGGCCCTCTGAATGGGCAGCTTGGGCACAAAGAGGGTGGTCACATAACCTCAACACTGTCCTGCTTAACTCCATCTCTGCGGTCTTTCAGGTCATGAAAGAAAGAGAATTTTTCCCATGTACTCACTGCTCCCCAAGATCTCTGGCTGGAAGGGACATGTCATGAAAAAGCAGCCGAAAAGATGGCAATGAGGCTGAGCTATCAAACCCTGAGGCCCTGAGGGGCGAGGAGGGCCACCAACAGGCAGGTAGGGAGCACTCATCAGTGGGCTCTGAATTCCATGGTACAAGAGCGTCCATATTCTCTCTCATTCCAGTGGAGTGGGGGGTGTCGTTCCTTCCTCCAGGCCAGCTTATCTTCTGGGGGGTGTTGTTTCTCTTTATTCAGATCCCCCTAGCCTAGGTCCGCTGATCTTCCTCTGAGTCAGCATTTTCCCAATAGTATCATTACCTCCTAGATGCTTTGgatggtgtacacacacacacacacacacacacacacacacacactctctctctctctctctctctctctctctcacacacacacactgttgttgtggggtccattctaactcattgtAACGCTAGAGGACACAGTCAgattccaaggctgtcacctttttttttttcatttatggttttatttagcACAAATAAAACTCGCAAATGGGCCATCTACTCATTTTCTTCGTTGCGCAGCCTGGCGTTGGGATTGGTGACTCTGATGGCCAGCTGGGCTGCTTTTTCTACAATGGTTTTGCGATTCTTGGAGGAAGCGTTGTGAGCAATCTCTGCACAATACGACTTGTTGCACATCAGCAGCACTTCCAGCTCCTTGACGTTGTGGACCAGAAACTTGCGGAAGCCACTGGGCAGCATGTGCTTGGTTTTCTTGTTGCTCCCGTAACCAATGTTGGGCATCAAGATCTGGCCCTTGAATCTTCTCCGAACCCTGTTGTCAATGCCTCTGGGCTTGCGCCAGTTGCGCTTAATCTTGACATAGCGGTCGGACTGGTGCCGGATGAACTTCTTGGTTCTCTTTTTTACAATTTTAGGCTTCACCAAGGGTCTGAGGGCAGCCATGATGCTGGTGGGAGATGGCTCGGCTGTTACCTTTATAAATCACATCCCTCTCCTGCTGAGGGATCGGTGGGTTCAAGCTGCTAGCCTTTTCATTGGCAGCAGAGCATTAACCAcggtgtcactagggctccttttagATGGTGCCCTCCTGAGCTCCTGCCCTTGCCCAAGCACCCAGTCCCACTAGAGGCAACGATTCTTAGAGTCCATTCGAGCAGATGAACCTGTTTACAATCTTCACTTCTCCGCTCCTTAAAGGTGGCTTCTAACTCAACTTCCAGACGCCAGAGAAAGACTAGGTAGAAGTGAGGGACGTATATGTGGTACAAGCAGCAGATGTTTTATCAGAAGACATGACCACTGGGGCGACTCTGATAAACTGGACAGGTTCTCTACTTGCCTGTTCTATAAGATGGTCCTGCTGCATCGAATGAGCAGACTGCCTTTCCCTCACGAACACACCGATGCAGCTTGAAATGATATCCTTTGGCCCTCAGAGTTTTGAAAAAGAATGATTCATTGATTGCTAGTAAACTTAGAGAAATGATATCCTTTGGCCCTCGGAGTTTTGAAAAAGAAGAATTCGTTGACTGTTAGTAAGCTTAGAGTTATGCAACCCCCATCACAACGCAATCTGAGAACATTTCCATCACCTCCCAAATAGCCCTTCTTGTTCATGCCCCATTCCCACCCTCAGCCCAGGCAACCGCTCACCTTCTGTTTCTGTGAGTTTAATGTTTCTGGACGTTTCATGTCAATGAAACATATAATCAATGGTCTGCTTTCTTTCACTTGGCTGACCATGATATTTATTGAAAACATTTGGCTGTGATTGGGTGACAGTTTACTGAGCAGATCATCGGCTGGACATTcaacagcccccccccctcaccacacacacacacacacacatgtttcaGCTCATCCACTGCAATCTCTCAAATGTATCATCACGAccttccctgtgcttcctgtatgTGGTCCTACCTTCCTTCCCAATCCTCTGGGCTTTGTCCCTGGATAAACGTTGCCCTTTTGATTGTAAGTGGTTGATGAAGCTAACACAGGGCTCAGTTTAGTTCCAGACCTAAAGTGTGACCGAGAACCATAGTCTTGGGcatcccaccagtctctatccaaccaatcATCCTGAtctctttatgattttgagttttgttccacatttctctcccacCCTACCCAGGATCTTCTAACTCAGTCCTTCAGAGCAGTTGGGTGCTGGAGCCGGGCCCCATTTGGTCCTCTGGTCTCAAGGGTATGAAGACTGGCGTGTTCCATGAATGCTTTGGAGTATTAACTCCCATCTATCTTTCTGTTGCCGTCACTCTCTTTCCCTCTGCCCGGGGAGAGACCAGTAGCTGCAGAGCATAACATTTTGGAGGCTCATACATGTTCTATCAACTTTTTATTCCcttttcttcttggataatccgtTGTGTGGGTAATCATCAAGAATCAGAGGTAGTTGAGTTGATCCCCACTCATGGTGGCCTCATGAATGCCCGAGTAGAATTGTGCCCTATAGCACTTTCCATgactgattttttttgggggggtagatTGCCAGAGCTTTCTTTCAGGATGCCTCTGGATGTAATCTAACCACCATCCTTTCGGTTGCTAACCTAGCGTGTTGACCcttttgtaccacccaggaatgCCATTGTGTGGGTGTACCATATTTTGTTTATCTATTCACCAATTGAAGGACAATTAAGTTATATCTTTTTTTCTTAACTATTCTGAATAATGCTTctatttctatgagcattgacaTCCAGGTTTTTGCTTGGAtttatgttttgtatttttgAGGTAGACACCTCTGAGATTTTTTCTCCCTTCTCTAtttagtgtatatatatatattctttcagTTCTAGTTTGAGCTGGTTCCGTTTTTAAGAAAAACCTTTCAATTCAATTAGAAAGTTAATATTTGGGTTTGCTGTGGGATTTAGTAAATGAGTATGTTCATTCTAATTTCTGGTTCATGTTCCACTTTAGTTCCTGTCCTGATGGCATCTTAAAAGTCTTCAGCAGGTTCAGTACTAGAAATGAAGACACACGAGTGTACATGGAACGATAGGCTTATGGAGGGAGAAAAATCATCTCTATATTAAACTCAAACTCTGTAATTAAATCGCCAtctctcctccaccctccaatTCACATCCCACACGATCCTTGGTACAGATTTAATGTGTTTCATTAATCCTCCTGTAGCCATCTCTGTTAGAAGCTCATGGGTTATAGCTTGGGAGCCCACCAAGAGCAGACTCTGCGCGTGAGACGACGAGTTAAACTTCAGGAGCTTAATTCTGTCTGGCTGTAAGGTCAAGGAAAGCTCCTTAGGGAATGGAAGTAGGACCACCGGAAGAGCTGGCCAGACCAAGgtttctcctttcctttcttgACCTGCCATCTTTCAGACATTGCCCTTCTTTGAATGCAGCTCAGGTACTTCAGGATGATTGCCTGGACCACCGTGTTGCATGCTCTTAGGTGCTGTAGAGTACGTTTCAACTCATTGCGTGTAACAGAACTAAACCTTGTCCCGTCTTGTGCCTCCTGCACAGTCGTTGCtacgtttgatcccattgttgcagccactgtcggtGGGTCTTCACCGAGggtcttcctgcttcccactTGCCTTCTAGTTCACCAAacccggtgtccttctccagggaccgcacCTCCTAGCACATGTCCGAAGtactttgaagaagcattccggcTATACATGCTTCCAAGGCAGTTTGTTTGTCCTTCCGGCAGTCTGTGATATATTCACCGTGCTtgtccagcaccagaattcaaatgcatccattcttcttcagtctcccttattcattttGCACGCATGCGAGtcaattgaaaaataccatgacaTCTTTACATTTGAACACTTTTGAGCGTTTTTTTTTCAGCTACTTTGCCCAACAGAATACATTGTTTGAtatcttgaccactgcttccatgggcattcatTACggtccaggattggaggaagactcgtgAACAACTTGACCTATGACAAGGACACGCGTTGCTTCCTGAAAGCACAGAGGACTTTCGGCATTACTGATGAAGATTGCCATGACAACCTCCCGTGTAGATTTCACCATCACAGAAGGAAACTAAAACTCGACGCAACTGGACCAAGATAAACGGAATGAATATTATAGTTTAAGCTGGCTCCATCATCAATGCCTACACTAGTaaagaatatatttataggtaaagGAAAGATGATTGTGAGAACCTCACCTTGGTGTAGCAATTAAAAACAATTTCAGTACTGTCTACGATGAACGATTCATCTTCGAAGTAATTACAACATTTTGTGAGTTCCAGAATAACTTGAGATAAAGAAAGTTGGCAAATGGTCAACGATGTGATTTTGATGTTAACTGTTGACCAGGGACATCCTCACTTCAGGATGACTGATAAAACCTTGAAAGGCACACGCTCGACTCACCTTCCCCATTGCCGTCATAATTTAAAACCCCTCCTTGCATAGTTAATTAACCATTTCTTTAGTTAACAGAATCTTCAGAGCTTTATTCTTCACATTGCTTGGTAGATGCTCGGTCACTTTCGGTCTTTGGCTACAGAAGTATTAATTCCCCAAAGGGAGAGAAGCCCAGAGCACCCGCTCTCACCACATTCTCCACTGTAGTTGGTGGGTTCTATAATTCAATGCAGTGGCCCATAGCACTCAGAGACAGTGCTCACGGTTGTACTGGTTTTTGTGGAAGCCAACGGGTTAGAATTCAGATGGAAATGCTCACATCAGAGTCGTTCATTCAGTACAGtgttgcaaagttctttcagggctgctaataaacacccaaagggcatgccacgctACTGTCAGCCTCAACCCACAGGTGTTCTGCTCTAGTGCCACAGGTGGGTGAACCCAGCTCCCTAATGAAGTGCCCAGAGTGACTCCACTCCACAAGTCACCTTCGtgtcccaaagcactcagctttccttgctccTTGGGCTGGCAGTCTACCATTCTTCctcgtgctctggctcctggtcctgctgctggGCCTCTGATATTCTTCTGAtgccacagctgtcttctgggtcAAGGAGATGTACTGTGCACGGATCCCACGCTCTACTCCTGGGTCTTGCTGACAGTGAGATTCCCCTGCCTACTTCAGAGAAAGCTCATTTTAGatgcagcaggatggcaatcaaCATGAATCCTGTAACGAGCAGTTCCTAGTGAATCCTATTACTACTATCTCCCCAGCCCCTACCTTCTACACAGTTCcatcaggaaaaggtcatttggtgggagttagactaGGGTTGGAAGAACCACATTGAAGAATTTGCTGCCCTAGGCCCACGAGACAAGATGTCTGGAAAATGCAACCTATTGGCGTCTATTCCGTTGCAACTGTGTCGGTTCCTTTTGGCAGCTGGATGTTCTCTGTTACTGCATCATGTGACTCGGCCTCACCATTGAAGCGCCCCTGGAAGCGTTAAATAATGCCAACAGTGACGATGGTGTCACATCATATGGGCTTATCATGTGCCGGGCACAGTGCCAgtgattctccaccttcctcgtgcCACGGCCGCTTAATGCaggtcctcatgtgtggtgagtccccaaccataacattatttttgttgctacttcatcactgtcattttgctactgttatggatagttatgtaaatatctgatattcaggatgtatttcattgttacaaattgagcataattaaaacacagtgattcatcacaaaaacaatatgtaattctatagtgtgaaatatttatttctaattgcaaataaatgaaattttgtcttgacgcatggtgtagcatggttaagAAGTCTTCACGCCAGGTCCTTGCATCTGTGTgtttatctgcatgtgggcgactCGCTTGGaggtggatagaggagtggtgtctcgattcctaaggccatcggaaagatgtgttttccgttggtcttaggcgacccctatgaaagggccgtttgaccccccaaaggggtcgtgacccacaggctgagaaccgcggCTCTATGCTATCCACACGATCTCAATCCATCCTCCCATCACATCTATCCTGTAGTCCTTTTATTCCCACACATGTATTTTAAACATGTTAAAGAGACTCTAATCCAAATCAGTGACCCTCCAGAAACTACGGTTCTTAACCAACAATTGACATCATCTCTCTCACAATATGCTTCTCCTTCGATCCTCACAACAGTAAGAAGTTAGtattatttcttgttttgggttcCCAAGTTTTATTCAAGGACTAATACAAAATATTCCCGAGAGTAGTCatactcttcctcttcttcatcctGGTTAATCTGGAAGCAGTGTCGTTCATAACTTTCTTTGCTGCTGCTGATCACACACAACCAATCACGTAGATGATTCTTCTCCAACTATTTTGGGGTGAGATGTTTCAAATACCTCATGGAAAGGGCACCTCCGAGGCGACAGTAATCTTGCCCTTGCTTCTTTCCATGGTTACGACTCCTCCTCTGAGATGACTGGCTTTCCCCTTCACCTTGTTTCCTTCTTGAAGAAACTGTGCCAAACTGGCAGTCTCCACGATTCCAGCTTCTGCAGGGTGCGAGCCATCAAAGGTGAACTTCAGAAcctgctttttgtttttaacccCCTGCACACCACAGGCTTTTTCCACCGGTGCCATGATGGCAGCGGAGGCAGAAAAGATTATTATTGCTTATAGGAATGTCTTTAAACACCTGTTTCCTATTcttaaaaaagcaaaatatttctttctctcagggagatcTGGAAGGGATGAAAACAGAGCCCTGGTGAGTCTGACTGAGGCCGTCCTTGCCGCCATTCTACTGAGCTGTCTCCTTGGAGGAGTGAAGGAAACAGGAGCAAAGGGTTtaagaggagaaaatgagcatGTGGCATTTTCTGGTTCTCTTTCTTATCATTATCCAAAAGTTAGAAAATCTAagacacccctcacccccaaaacGGTTTTGGGAATTTTAGGCCCAGCATGTTCATTGCACAGAGGGGAGACTTCAGGCACAACTGAGTGTAGTGTAGTGGTCAACCGTTTCTCATGGAGAATGAGCTAAAGTTGGAGCTGAACTTAGGCCTTGACCCTTTAGACCtccctaaaatgatttttaaattttgaaagttTCCACAAGATGGATTTCACAAGAATTTAATTTAATacaggctggggagggagggagaagaaatggggagctgatatccggggctcaagtgggaagagaatgctttgaaaatgatgatggcaacatatatgcaaatgtgcttgacacaagagatctatgtatggattgtgataagagatataagagcccccaataaaagtatttaatactaATTTTAAAAGATTATCTCTAATGTAAAAGAAAGACTTCAAAGTGAAAgtggttgtttggggtttttttctcttttcgttGTGGAGTTGACTGCAATTCATAAAGATCTGGTTTGTGCCGGAGAAGAACTGTACTCTGTAAGGTTTGCAAtggctgtttttgtttctttttccccaaacgtgatcaccaggcatttcttccgggTGTTCCCGGGTGGATTTGGATTTCCAGTGTTTCTGTTAGCCGCCAAGCATATGCATTGTTTGTGCCATGCAGGGACTCCTGAGGGATTTTTAAGGTCAAGATTAAAAATGTCACTGGAAAGAATCAATTTTGCTGTCTTCCCCAGATGCCAATGAGCACATTGTAGCGAGGAGCAGACAGGAGACCAGTCTTGAATATCAAGGTTATATTTGCCCCTTAAATTTCTGGTTCTGAGCTTCTGTGcctgtttccttatctgtaaaggGAGGTGGCTTGGCAGCTACTAGTAGTTTTGATAATAATTAAGTGAGATAATGCCCTTGACTTCCCCTTGGACACCTCATTGTGTCGGATATTCCTGTCACAATGGTTTACTTGCTGAAAAATGCCTTTGGTGCAGGTTATACAATGGATGGGCCAATGTCTGTGGCATAACTAGGAATCTGCTGGCTAGTCATTGCCTCAATCAACTGCTGGCCACTTGGAACAGGTCTCATGGAGGCCCGTGTGCACCAACCACCTGGGGCAGGTTTGACTGTAGGAGTGTCTCCAGACTCAGACTTCCTTTGAGAAGACCACCCACCAACTGCCAGACACATCTGGTGTAGCTCCTAAGAAACATTGCTGCTTGAGTTCTGGGTATCTTTAACATTATTTTTGGACAAGTTCACTGGCCCTCCTCATCACTCTGGTTTCTCACTGTCCAGTGGAGTGGGCAAGAGAGCGACCGACAAAGGAGAGCAGGAAGAAGGATGGTAGAAttcgcagatggacatttggaagTGAAGGTACCTCTCCTGAGTACCAAAACTGACTCTGGCACTGGCCATGCGACTTTAAATTCAATGTGAAAGAATACTTTTTAAAGTAAGTAAAATCATTCCATCTCTCATTCAGATATAAAGTGAATAAATGTTAAAGATTTTATTTAACTCATCATTAGTGAGTGAATTGCTAAGATGTGACATCCAGTTGAAAGGGGCCTCCAAAGAACAGACACGTTCATTCATTTCATAGCTCAGGGtggacagagagggagagagagagagagagagagagagagagagaacgagcaAGGCTATTTATCTCCCAGAAAGAGTGCTGTTGCCCGACTATTAAAAAGTAGTTTGCTTTGCTATCACTTCTCTGCAGTTTTCAGATTTTTAAATTGCTCAAATGCAATAAAAAGCTACAATCGGTTAATACCGAAGGCTATGAGGTAAACAATGACAGTTTTCCTTTGGAGTTGCACAGTAAAATCTATGTTGTTTATTCCAAATTTCCTCAGGCCCAGATGTTCTGACTTCGAGCCCGGGGCCCTTTTGTCTCCTCACGCGGAGATCTTCTACGGTTTCTATTCTCACTCGCGCCAGAAGGGGGTTTTGAGCAATGTAGGTACACTTCGTGAGGCAGAAAGGGGGCAAGATATCTTTGTgctttttcattatttctttttaaaaaaattctaagaagtgaaaaaaataatccaagaaaaaaaacaactcctTCCTCACTCCTACACTGTCATGGTCCCTACTTCTTGGACTAACTCGTACAGTGCACGATGTACCTATGTCCCAGGGTCCAACCAT
Coding sequences:
- the LOC142429087 gene encoding large ribosomal subunit protein eL32-like codes for the protein MAALRPLVKPKIVKKRTKKFIRHQSDRYVKIKRNWRKPRGIDNRVRRRFKGQILMPNIGYGSNKKTKHMLPSGFRKFLVHNVKELEVLLMCNKSYCAEIAHNASSKNRKTIVEKAAQLAIRVTNPNARLRNEENE